Proteins from a single region of Mus pahari chromosome 2, PAHARI_EIJ_v1.1, whole genome shotgun sequence:
- the LOC110317350 gene encoding phosphatidylethanolamine-binding protein 2, translating into MPTDMSMWAGSLSLQDVDEQPQHLLRVTYAAGAEVGELGQVLTPTQVKHRPSSISWDGLDPGKLYTLILTDPDAPSRKEPVYREWHHFLVVNMKGNDISSGKVLSDYVGSGPPKGTGLHRYVWLVYQQDKPLRCDEPILTNRSGDHRGKFKTVAFRKKYHLGAPVAGTCYQAEWDSYVPKLYKQLSGK; encoded by the coding sequence ATGCCTACAGACATGAGCATGTGGGCCGGGTCGCTGAGCCTCCAGGATGTAGACGAGCAGCCCCAGCACCTACTGCGGGTCACCTACGCCGCTGGGGCGGAGGTGGGTGAGCTGGGCCAAGTGCTGACACCCACCCAGGTTAAGCACAGACCCAGCAGCATTTCATGGGACGGCCTTGACCCAGGGAAACTCTACACCTTGATCCTCACAGACCCGGATGCTCCCAGTAGGAAGGAACCCGTGTacagggaatggcaccattttCTGGTGGTCAACATGAAAGGCAACGACATCAGCAGTGGGAAGGTCCTCTCGGATTATGTGGGTTCCGGACCTCCCAAGGGCACTGGCCTCCATCGCTATGTCTGGCTAGTGTACCAGCAGGACAAGCCACTGAGATGTGACGAACCCATCCTCACCAACCGGTCTGGAGATCATCGTGGGAAGTTCAAAACTGTAGCCTTCCGCAAGAAGTATCACCTGGGAGCCCCGGTGGCTGGCACGTGTTACCAGGCCGAATGGGACAGCTATGTACCAAAGCTGTACAAACAGCTGTCTGGGAAATAG